Proteins encoded together in one Carya illinoinensis cultivar Pawnee chromosome 3, C.illinoinensisPawnee_v1, whole genome shotgun sequence window:
- the LOC122305533 gene encoding NAD(P)H-quinone oxidoreductase subunit T, chloroplastic, with translation MASTTPPQASCFLVIRRTQNSFHLLKYAPKIERARTTSTRNQNELRVFASQGPRKRQRPPPGEINPRLHSGTGDEGWIGGSTSSGQQRKERLDEQDKDLLGDKFADLLNESSDSHYQFLGVSVDADMEEIKAAYRRLSKEYHPDTTSLPLKAASDKFMKLREVYDVLSKEESRRFYDWTLAQEAASRQAEKMRMKLEDPYEQEIRNYKPVPDPVDRFGGTNMELSDQTMTAISFDVFVIIFTICCFVYVLVFKAPDYY, from the exons ATGGCCTCCACAACACCTCCTCAGGCTTCATGCTTTCTCGTTATACGCAGAACCCAAAACAGCTTCCATCTACTAAAATACGctccaaaaatagaaagagcGAGAACAACGAGTACGAGAAACCAAAATGAATTGCGCGTGTTCGCATCACAAGGCCCACGCAAACGGCAAAGACCGCCGCCGGGAGAGATTAATCCAAGACTCCATTCGGGTACAGGAGATGAAGGTTGGATTGGAGGAAGCACCAGTTCCGGCcagcaaagaaaagaaagacttgaCGAACAAGACAAGGATCTCTTGGGTGATAAGTTTGCTGATTTGCTAAACGAATCCTCCGATTCTCATTACCA GTTTTTAGGAGTATCAGTAGATGCAGACATGGAGGAAATCAAAGCCGCTTACAGGCGATTATCAAAGGAATACCATCCAGACACAACTTCTCTCCCTCTAAAAGCTGCTTCAGACAAATTCATGAAGCTGAGAGAAGTTTACGACGTGTTGAGCAAGGAAGAAAGCCGCAGGTTTTACGACTGGACGCTTGCACAGGAGGCAGCAAGCCGGCAGGCAGAGAAAATGAGGATGAAGCTGGAGGATCCATACGAGCAAGAAATAAGGAACTACAAACCAGTGCCGGACCCTGTCGATCGTTTTGGAGGAACAAACATGGAGCTAAGTGATCAAACAATGACAGCCATCAGCTTTGATGTTTTTGTCATCATTTTTACCATTTGTTGTTTCGTTTATGTGCTTGTCTTCAAAGCACCAGACTACTACTAA